The proteins below come from a single Microbacterium sp. SLBN-154 genomic window:
- a CDS encoding spore photoproduct lyase family protein produces MPKTAAPLLQISRIYAEDAALELPRGQDIVSRWPDAEIVPIASHWQIPEVYGDEANVARWVRIKTEALVLGVKKSVVTRPNGRSADFIAPSTANGCAMACAYCYVPRRKGYSNPVTVFANIDQIARHLARHIAKQGEKATPNQCDPDAWVYDIGENSDCSVDAMLSANVRDLCELFRMTPTAKASFATKFVNRDLLEWDPAGRVRVRFSLMPHAVAKVTDIRTSPMSERIAAINDFVDAGFEVHVNFSPVILTPGWVEEWAALFDELDDTLHPRAKAQLACEVILLTHNEQLHEVNLGWHPMAEELLWTPQNQETKLSQNGAVNVRYRYGLKSAAVAQLETLIAEKLPYCRVRYAF; encoded by the coding sequence ATGCCGAAGACCGCCGCGCCCCTTCTGCAGATCAGCCGCATCTACGCTGAGGACGCTGCACTCGAACTGCCGCGTGGCCAGGACATCGTCTCGCGTTGGCCTGACGCCGAGATCGTCCCGATCGCGTCGCACTGGCAGATCCCCGAGGTGTACGGCGATGAGGCCAACGTCGCCCGCTGGGTACGCATCAAGACCGAGGCGCTCGTCCTCGGCGTGAAGAAGAGCGTCGTCACCCGCCCGAACGGCCGGTCGGCCGACTTCATCGCACCGTCCACGGCGAACGGATGCGCGATGGCCTGCGCTTACTGCTACGTGCCTCGCCGCAAGGGCTACAGCAACCCCGTCACCGTCTTCGCCAACATCGACCAGATCGCCCGTCACCTCGCGCGTCACATCGCCAAGCAGGGCGAAAAGGCCACGCCCAATCAGTGCGACCCCGACGCCTGGGTGTACGACATCGGCGAGAACAGCGACTGCTCGGTCGACGCGATGCTCAGCGCAAACGTCCGCGACCTCTGCGAGCTGTTCCGGATGACACCGACGGCGAAGGCGTCCTTCGCCACGAAGTTCGTCAACCGCGACCTGCTCGAGTGGGATCCCGCCGGGCGGGTCCGCGTGCGCTTCTCACTGATGCCGCACGCGGTCGCGAAGGTCACCGATATCCGCACGTCCCCGATGAGCGAGCGCATCGCCGCGATCAACGACTTCGTCGACGCCGGTTTCGAGGTGCATGTGAACTTCTCGCCCGTCATCCTCACGCCCGGCTGGGTGGAGGAGTGGGCTGCTCTCTTCGACGAACTCGATGACACCCTGCACCCCCGCGCGAAGGCCCAGCTCGCCTGCGAGGTGATCCTCCTCACCCACAACGAGCAGCTTCACGAGGTGAATCTCGGATGGCACCCGATGGCCGAAGAGTTGCTCTGGACCCCTCAGAACCAGGAGACCAAGCTCTCGCAGAACGGCGCCGTGAATGTGCGGTACCGCTACGGCCTGAAGAGCGCGGCGGTGGCCCAGCTCGAGACGCTCATCGCCGAGAAGCTCCCGTACTGCCGCGTGCGCTACGCGTTCTGA
- a CDS encoding VOC family protein has translation MSIQNTTHLNFCGDAREALEFYQSVFGGHLAINSYADFGMPAALPGADKVVFGLVAAENGFRLMAYDIPGRTGGSIAGGGSTRREDNTTLTDQAMFVSIGSDSFDDLQGFWEKLSAGAAIVEPLAASAWSAGFGMLTDRFGVTWSLNVTTA, from the coding sequence ATGTCCATTCAGAACACTACCCACCTGAACTTCTGCGGCGACGCGCGCGAGGCGCTGGAGTTCTACCAGTCCGTCTTCGGCGGTCACCTCGCCATCAACAGCTATGCCGATTTCGGGATGCCGGCTGCTCTGCCCGGCGCGGACAAGGTCGTCTTCGGTCTCGTCGCCGCCGAGAACGGCTTCCGGCTCATGGCCTACGACATCCCAGGTCGCACCGGGGGTTCGATCGCCGGCGGAGGCTCCACCCGCCGCGAGGACAACACCACCCTCACCGATCAGGCGATGTTCGTGTCCATCGGCTCCGACAGCTTCGATGACCTGCAGGGGTTCTGGGAGAAGCTGTCCGCCGGAGCCGCGATCGTCGAACCGCTGGCCGCATCGGCATGGAGCGCCGGATTCGGCATGCTCACCGACCGCTTCGGCGTCACCTGGAGCCTGAACGTCACCACGGCCTGA
- a CDS encoding HNH endonuclease signature motif containing protein, with product MRSNPRLILLSEEDRSELTGILAEAEEAQQVLAAAEAAQTRVLAKAGAFAARLAEGSTAVVRDRDMALRGVAAEIAAAVRLSDRSVQRQIDSAFALVNDYPATVHCLEKGLITRAHVAVVEDIGRRLPLELKGEFDQLAAEICLDETPGRARADLEIIAERMNPRTLTERHAGAFRERKIVRYPIGDGMSELRAVHSTVLIEGIFQRVTEQANQVIAAREPGSGDTRSLDEVRADLFADMLLTAVPAIEPTGDQPGGLGAIRAKVQVVIPVMALMGQSDVPCDLAGVGPIDADTARLLAGNSDGTWERLLTHPITGLTMAVDQYRPTAAMDRFLKGRDKHCRWPGCRMPARKCEVDHNHDAALRGKTEICNLCCLCQRHHSMKQFTAWKVRQLPGGVIEWTSPTGRVYVDNPPGHGVHFSPEEDVPDDLWVKWTTFTGEFRITDQPADNPHEPAPF from the coding sequence ATGCGTTCGAACCCGCGGCTCATTCTCCTCAGTGAAGAGGACCGGTCCGAGCTGACCGGGATCCTCGCGGAGGCCGAGGAAGCGCAGCAGGTCCTCGCTGCGGCCGAGGCGGCGCAGACCCGTGTGCTCGCGAAAGCGGGCGCGTTCGCCGCACGGCTTGCCGAGGGGTCGACGGCGGTGGTGCGGGACCGGGATATGGCGTTGCGGGGTGTGGCGGCGGAGATCGCGGCGGCGGTGCGACTGTCGGACCGGTCGGTGCAACGCCAGATCGATAGTGCTTTCGCGTTGGTGAACGACTACCCCGCGACGGTGCACTGCCTGGAGAAGGGGCTGATCACTCGCGCGCACGTCGCGGTGGTCGAAGACATCGGGCGGCGGTTGCCCCTCGAGCTCAAGGGTGAGTTCGATCAGCTTGCGGCGGAGATCTGTCTGGATGAGACCCCGGGTCGTGCCCGGGCGGATCTGGAGATCATCGCCGAACGGATGAACCCGCGGACACTGACCGAACGGCACGCGGGCGCGTTTCGTGAGCGGAAGATCGTCCGCTACCCGATCGGGGACGGGATGTCGGAGCTGCGGGCGGTGCACTCCACGGTGCTGATCGAGGGGATCTTCCAGCGCGTCACGGAGCAGGCGAACCAGGTCATCGCCGCCCGGGAACCGGGATCCGGTGACACCCGGTCTCTGGATGAGGTCCGTGCCGATCTGTTCGCCGACATGCTCCTCACCGCCGTGCCCGCGATCGAGCCCACCGGCGACCAGCCCGGCGGGCTCGGCGCGATCAGAGCGAAGGTGCAGGTCGTCATCCCCGTCATGGCCCTCATGGGGCAGAGCGATGTCCCGTGTGATCTCGCCGGGGTCGGACCCATCGACGCCGACACCGCCCGGCTGCTCGCGGGAAACAGTGACGGGACGTGGGAGCGGCTCCTCACCCACCCCATCACCGGGTTGACGATGGCGGTAGACCAGTACCGGCCGACTGCAGCGATGGACCGGTTCTTGAAGGGCCGGGACAAGCACTGCCGGTGGCCGGGATGCCGGATGCCCGCCCGAAAATGCGAGGTCGACCACAACCACGACGCCGCCCTGCGCGGGAAGACCGAGATCTGCAACCTCTGCTGCCTCTGCCAACGGCACCACAGCATGAAACAGTTCACCGCCTGGAAAGTCCGACAACTCCCCGGCGGAGTCATCGAATGGACCTCCCCGACCGGGCGGGTGTACGTCGACAACCCACCCGGCCACGGGGTGCACTTCTCCCCGGAAGAGGACGTCCCCGACGACCTCTGGGTGAAATGGACCACCTTCACCGGAGAGTTTCGGATCACCGACCAACCCGCCGACAACCCCCACGAACCGGCACCCTTCTGA
- a CDS encoding ABC transporter ATP-binding protein — MSPVSELRGDALALGYGRTRVVHDVSLHLRPGVVTALIGPNGSGKSTALRALARLHRVDGGAVHLDGPDGSRDAASLSAKEFAKAVAMLSQSRPHPSGLEVRDIVAHGRHPHRSRFAGLSDADRAAIDHALRLTGLLAMEHRPVDELSGGELQRVWLATALAQGTGILLLDEPTNHLDLRYQVETLDLICDLADHGTAVGVVLHDLDHAALIADEVVLMSRGRVHATGSPAEVLTAANLTEVYEFAIDTELDAATGRVRVMPRGRHHARAKARSRAHLHAVSA, encoded by the coding sequence ATGAGCCCGGTGAGCGAGCTGCGCGGCGACGCGCTGGCCCTCGGCTACGGTCGCACCCGCGTGGTGCACGACGTGTCGCTCCACCTCCGCCCCGGCGTCGTCACCGCGCTCATCGGTCCGAACGGCAGCGGAAAGTCCACCGCCCTCCGCGCGCTCGCACGCCTCCACCGCGTCGACGGCGGCGCCGTCCATCTCGACGGCCCCGACGGCTCGCGCGACGCGGCATCGCTCTCGGCCAAGGAGTTCGCCAAGGCCGTCGCCATGCTCTCGCAGTCGCGCCCCCACCCCTCGGGACTCGAGGTGCGCGACATCGTCGCCCACGGGCGTCATCCGCACCGCAGCCGTTTCGCCGGACTCAGCGACGCCGACCGCGCCGCCATCGACCACGCGCTTCGCCTCACCGGACTCCTGGCAATGGAGCACCGCCCTGTCGACGAGCTCTCCGGCGGTGAGCTGCAGCGCGTGTGGCTGGCCACCGCGCTCGCGCAGGGCACCGGCATCCTTCTCCTCGATGAGCCCACCAACCACCTCGACCTGCGCTACCAGGTCGAGACCCTCGACCTCATCTGCGACCTCGCCGATCACGGCACCGCCGTCGGCGTCGTCCTCCACGACCTCGACCATGCCGCGCTCATCGCCGACGAAGTCGTGCTCATGAGCCGCGGACGCGTGCACGCGACGGGCTCACCCGCCGAGGTGCTGACGGCTGCGAACCTCACCGAGGTCTACGAGTTCGCCATCGATACAGAACTGGATGCCGCAACGGGGCGCGTCCGGGTGATGCCGCGTGGACGCCACCACGCACGGGCCAAGGCCCGCAGTCGCGCCCATCTGCACGCCGTTTCCGCCTGA
- a CDS encoding DUF6186 family protein, translating into MRQVTIAGYLLVACGAVAMTALPRVRPDGFAPATSVLDDTLASMPARITLITFWWWLGWHFLIGS; encoded by the coding sequence ATGCGCCAGGTGACGATCGCGGGGTACCTGCTTGTCGCGTGCGGAGCGGTGGCGATGACCGCACTCCCCCGGGTGCGTCCGGATGGGTTCGCGCCGGCGACATCCGTCCTCGACGACACGCTCGCATCGATGCCCGCCCGCATCACCCTCATCACCTTCTGGTGGTGGCTCGGGTGGCACTTTCTGATCGGGTCGTGA